Proteins from one Chthoniobacterales bacterium genomic window:
- the lepB gene encoding signal peptidase I, with amino-acid sequence MLRASMFFAPKYVKQAHEIVKNVTRLLHYKRDILSPADHARLTAKNRELQAAARARDRAKVDQITMELDSEIGKVVPTPSNQAIRENCETFLVAIVIALGIRAYFLQPFKIPTGSMQPTLNGVIGKPLAGPLPALPQRIWETVWNGRSYVDVTSDLDDTVVQLQSVPFLWFSTSSVIVMESGRTYKVGCPPQNLITDFGIHAGKEVKAGQPFVHGVVQTGDQVFVDKFTYHFRAPKRADVFVFTTDGIRGIMDDPRSGGLTQFYIKRLGAQPGDNVRIDAPNLFINGQIASEWPLQRVMSAQNGYRGYGNIGPLLLRHADETFDVPPRSYLALGDNSYNSSDSRFWGPVPEQNVVGRGLFVYWPFGQHFGLIR; translated from the coding sequence ATGCTACGCGCCTCCATGTTCTTCGCTCCCAAATACGTCAAGCAGGCTCACGAAATCGTTAAAAACGTCACCCGCCTGCTCCATTACAAGCGCGACATTCTTTCCCCGGCGGATCATGCGCGGCTGACGGCCAAAAACCGGGAGTTGCAAGCGGCGGCGCGGGCACGGGATCGCGCGAAAGTGGACCAGATCACGATGGAACTCGACTCGGAAATCGGCAAAGTCGTCCCGACCCCCTCGAACCAGGCGATCCGGGAGAATTGCGAGACGTTTCTCGTGGCCATCGTCATCGCGCTGGGCATCCGGGCGTATTTTCTCCAGCCCTTTAAGATTCCCACCGGCTCCATGCAGCCCACACTCAACGGCGTCATCGGCAAACCGCTCGCCGGCCCGCTCCCCGCCCTGCCGCAACGCATCTGGGAAACCGTCTGGAACGGGCGGAGTTACGTCGATGTCACGTCGGATCTCGACGACACGGTGGTGCAACTCCAGTCGGTGCCGTTTCTCTGGTTTTCCACGTCGAGTGTGATCGTGATGGAGAGCGGGCGGACGTATAAAGTGGGGTGTCCGCCGCAAAACTTGATCACAGATTTTGGCATTCACGCCGGCAAAGAGGTAAAGGCGGGCCAGCCGTTCGTCCACGGCGTCGTCCAGACCGGCGACCAGGTTTTCGTGGATAAATTCACCTATCATTTCCGCGCGCCGAAACGGGCCGATGTCTTCGTTTTCACCACGGATGGCATCCGGGGAATCATGGATGACCCGCGCAGCGGCGGGTTGACGCAGTTTTACATCAAGCGCCTCGGGGCGCAGCCGGGCGACAACGTGAGGATCGACGCGCCAAATCTTTTCATCAACGGCCAGATCGCCAGCGAGTGGCCGTTGCAACGCGTGATGTCGGCGCAGAATGGCTATCGCGGTTACGGAAACATCGGGCCGCTTTTGCTGCGTCATGCGGATGAGACGTTCGATGTGCCGCCGCGCAGCTATCTCGCCCTCGGCGACAATAGCTACAATTCGAGTGACAGTCGATTCTGGGGCCCGGTGCCGGAGCAAAACGTGGTGGGCCGTGGGCTGTTTGTGTATTGGCCGTTTGGCCAGCACTTCGGGCTGATTCGGTAG
- a CDS encoding hydantoinase/carbamoylase family amidase has protein sequence MKSPVNPQRTIAELQELRALTGDENGAQRVAFTPVWSAARQFLREKLARLPVELHQDEAGNLWSTLRGASEKTLLIGGHIDSVPNGGWLDGCLNVLAGVEILRRLHAEYGDALPVTVRLVDWADEEGARFGKSLFGSSACSGSLDMNEARGLVDKDGTPLPEAIARHGIDFEKVKESGRELKNAAAYLELHIEQGPVLLDLDLPLGAVLGTFGVERHAITFHGQAAHSGSTPMNRRRDAFLAAAQMSPEIYRIAEKHGGVCTIGSCTTQPGIVTSVVETCRITLDQRHLDAPALAAMLAEAQAASERFAKEGGVTVHWERLWQIAPMPFHPSLIALCDEAIKETAGVSHRMPSGPLHDAAEVSRAGIPTVMMFVQSLHGISHNKIEDTKEEHLVQAVIAFDKLADKAIQWMLESS, from the coding sequence ATGAAAAGCCCGGTGAATCCGCAGCGCACGATTGCCGAACTCCAAGAACTTCGGGCGCTCACCGGCGATGAAAATGGAGCCCAGCGTGTGGCCTTCACTCCGGTGTGGAGCGCGGCGCGGCAGTTTCTCCGGGAAAAACTCGCCAGGCTGCCAGTCGAGTTGCATCAGGATGAGGCCGGCAATCTCTGGAGCACCCTGCGCGGCGCGTCGGAAAAGACGCTGCTCATCGGCGGTCACATCGACTCCGTGCCGAATGGCGGCTGGCTCGATGGTTGCCTGAATGTCCTCGCCGGCGTGGAGATTTTGCGGCGGCTCCATGCCGAATATGGTGACGCGCTTCCCGTCACGGTGCGCCTGGTAGATTGGGCGGATGAAGAGGGCGCACGCTTTGGGAAAAGTCTTTTCGGCTCCTCCGCCTGCTCTGGATCGCTCGATATGAATGAAGCCCGCGGCCTCGTCGATAAGGATGGAACTCCGCTGCCGGAAGCGATTGCGCGGCACGGGATTGATTTTGAAAAGGTGAAGGAATCGGGCCGCGAGCTCAAAAACGCCGCCGCTTATCTCGAACTCCACATCGAGCAAGGCCCGGTGCTCCTCGACCTCGATCTGCCGCTCGGCGCTGTGCTCGGGACGTTTGGCGTCGAGCGGCACGCGATCACCTTTCACGGACAGGCGGCGCATTCGGGTTCCACTCCGATGAACCGTCGGCGCGACGCGTTTCTGGCGGCGGCGCAGATGAGCCCGGAGATTTATCGGATCGCGGAGAAACATGGCGGCGTCTGCACGATCGGGAGTTGCACGACGCAGCCGGGGATCGTCACCAGCGTCGTGGAAACGTGCCGGATCACCCTCGACCAGCGCCACCTCGATGCGCCCGCGCTCGCCGCGATGCTGGCCGAGGCTCAGGCGGCAAGCGAACGCTTTGCCAAAGAGGGCGGAGTCACAGTCCACTGGGAACGCCTCTGGCAGATCGCGCCGATGCCGTTTCATCCGAGTCTCATTGCACTCTGCGACGAGGCGATCAAGGAAACGGCGGGCGTCTCCCATCGGATGCCATCGGGGCCATTGCACGACGCGGCGGAAGTTTCCCGAGCGGGCATTCCGACCGTGATGATGTTCGTCCAGAGCCTGCACGGGATCAGTCACAATAAAATCGAGGACACCAAGGAAGAACACCTCGTGCAGGCCGTGATCGCCTTCGACAAGCTAGCCGACAAAGCCATCCAGTGGATGCTGGAGTCTAGCTAG
- a CDS encoding GMC family oxidoreductase has protein sequence MLTQAGNGSKSGALKTDVCIIGSGPAGITIARELARTGQRIFIVESGAETDTPPASELNRGTVDSPQGYPANVLQEGRRRQMGGSANLWNHEPRGQKDKFIRCVPLDAVDFEERDWVPNSGWPFSRAELDPYYERAQRAFGIGAFDYSSKAWQGSDPAAQALELGGMESSVSQFGLPRHFLQDAFAELGQAKNVRFFLQTNLLSLEREATSGRIISAEVSDSTGSQFRIQADTFVLAAGGLENPRILLLNDAAQAGGLGNQNDMVGRCFMDHPSITLGTLLPHSAALFDHACFYDQRVVNGQPVMGKLQLRSDVMRREKLLNLYSVLVPRFRDLHSNLPFILKELLIKGPQFLSRQRHLNDCHHTPDQHPEAALPIRQRLLEGYFSECYCGWSQLGNKAKRFGDFRVRALVELAPDRDNRVMLGEETDRFGQPKMKVVWRWNELDLRSIRRTQEIFRDELAAIGKFTPVEEGTPDFPRSFYSTHHFMGTTRMHDDPSQGVVDAHCQLHGTKNLFIAGSSVFPTGGCANPTLTLVALAIRLSDHLKSRTAAISVKPGLSEVIPVTAVS, from the coding sequence ATGTTAACCCAGGCTGGAAATGGCAGTAAAAGCGGCGCGCTGAAAACCGATGTCTGCATCATCGGCAGCGGCCCGGCTGGAATAACGATTGCCCGCGAACTCGCCCGCACGGGTCAGCGCATTTTCATCGTCGAATCGGGCGCGGAAACGGACACGCCGCCCGCCTCGGAACTGAATCGCGGCACGGTGGATTCGCCGCAGGGTTACCCTGCTAATGTTTTGCAAGAGGGACGTCGACGGCAGATGGGCGGCTCGGCCAATCTGTGGAATCACGAGCCGCGCGGGCAGAAGGATAAATTCATCCGCTGCGTGCCGCTCGACGCGGTCGATTTCGAGGAACGCGACTGGGTGCCGAACAGCGGCTGGCCATTTTCCAGAGCCGAGTTGGATCCGTATTACGAGCGGGCGCAGCGGGCGTTCGGCATTGGGGCGTTTGATTATTCGTCGAAGGCCTGGCAGGGCAGCGACCCGGCGGCGCAGGCGCTGGAGTTGGGTGGAATGGAGAGCTCGGTCTCGCAGTTTGGGTTGCCGCGCCACTTTTTGCAGGACGCTTTTGCGGAACTTGGCCAGGCGAAAAACGTCCGCTTCTTTCTGCAAACCAACCTGCTCAGTCTGGAGCGGGAAGCGACTTCGGGCCGGATCATTTCCGCAGAAGTATCGGACTCGACTGGCAGCCAGTTTCGGATCCAGGCGGATACGTTTGTCCTTGCAGCGGGCGGACTCGAAAACCCGCGCATCCTGCTGCTGAACGACGCGGCGCAGGCGGGTGGTCTAGGCAACCAGAACGACATGGTGGGCCGCTGTTTCATGGATCATCCGTCGATCACGCTCGGCACATTGCTCCCGCACTCGGCTGCACTTTTTGACCACGCCTGCTTCTACGATCAGCGCGTGGTCAATGGCCAGCCGGTGATGGGAAAACTCCAGCTTCGCTCCGACGTGATGCGTCGGGAGAAGCTGCTCAATCTCTACTCCGTGCTCGTGCCGCGCTTCCGCGACCTGCATTCCAATCTGCCGTTCATCCTCAAGGAATTGCTCATCAAAGGGCCGCAGTTTCTCTCGCGTCAGCGGCACTTGAACGATTGCCATCACACTCCCGATCAGCATCCCGAGGCGGCGTTGCCGATTCGTCAGCGGCTGCTCGAAGGTTATTTTTCCGAGTGCTACTGCGGCTGGTCGCAACTCGGAAACAAGGCGAAGCGGTTCGGCGATTTCCGCGTGCGCGCATTGGTCGAGCTGGCACCGGACCGCGACAATCGCGTGATGCTCGGCGAGGAGACGGATCGTTTCGGCCAGCCGAAAATGAAGGTCGTCTGGCGCTGGAACGAACTCGACTTGCGCAGCATTCGACGCACCCAGGAAATCTTTCGAGACGAGCTGGCGGCCATCGGGAAATTCACGCCCGTCGAGGAAGGGACGCCGGATTTTCCCCGTTCCTTTTACAGCACGCACCACTTCATGGGCACCACGCGGATGCACGACGATCCGAGTCAGGGCGTGGTCGATGCGCATTGCCAGTTGCATGGGACAAAGAATCTTTTCATCGCCGGCAGCTCGGTGTTTCCGACCGGCGGCTGCGCGAACCCGACGCTCACCTTGGTCGCGCTGGCCATTCGTCTGTCGGATCATTTGAAATCCAGAACGGCAGCGATTTCGGTGAAGCCGGGTTTGAGCGAAGTCATCCCGGTCACGGCCGTTTCCTGA
- a CDS encoding SPFH domain-containing protein has translation MAVAFFGMFIAMPMFLAVLRLLGGYVIIEERRAHVYVLFGKVIGILDEPGFHILLFKLGPAALIVHWLGKCHVLDLRLDQAYLRSQPVNSEEGAPMGIGIWYEMFVSDPVAYLFRNANPRGSLAANVSSATVRCLSNMKLGDMLENRHQMSLTVREEVTASSQEWGYKLGSVYIRKVHFRDFEMIKQIESKVVNRLRQVTSAIKQDGANQVSVITSTAERQAAIEFAKAAALRPQIVGGALEQISQDKRVAEVLFDVLEVERLVASKADITLVPAGGEFLPQVLAAQKPAV, from the coding sequence ATGGCAGTCGCCTTCTTTGGCATGTTCATCGCCATGCCGATGTTTCTGGCCGTGCTGCGTTTGCTCGGCGGTTACGTCATTATCGAGGAGCGCCGCGCCCACGTTTACGTGCTCTTTGGCAAGGTCATCGGTATCCTCGACGAGCCGGGATTTCATATCCTGCTTTTCAAGCTCGGACCCGCCGCGCTCATCGTGCATTGGCTGGGGAAATGTCACGTCCTCGACCTGCGTCTCGACCAGGCGTATCTGCGCAGCCAGCCGGTGAACTCCGAGGAAGGCGCCCCGATGGGCATCGGAATCTGGTATGAAATGTTCGTCAGCGACCCGGTGGCTTATCTGTTCCGCAACGCCAATCCGCGCGGCTCTCTCGCTGCCAATGTCAGCAGTGCGACGGTGCGTTGCCTGAGCAATATGAAACTCGGCGACATGCTGGAAAACCGCCACCAAATGAGCCTGACCGTCCGTGAGGAAGTGACCGCGTCCTCGCAGGAATGGGGCTACAAGCTGGGTTCGGTTTATATCCGCAAAGTCCATTTCCGCGACTTCGAGATGATCAAGCAGATCGAAAGCAAAGTCGTCAACCGCCTGCGTCAGGTCACCTCGGCGATCAAGCAGGACGGAGCCAACCAAGTGAGCGTGATCACCAGCACGGCGGAACGTCAGGCGGCGATCGAGTTTGCCAAGGCCGCGGCATTGCGCCCGCAAATCGTCGGCGGCGCGCTGGAGCAAATCTCCCAGGATAAACGGGTGGCCGAAGTGCTCTTCGATGTGCTGGAAGTGGAGCGTCTCGTGGCGAGCAAGGCCGACATCACGCTCGTGCCCGCCGGTGGCGAGTTTCTGCCGCAGGTTCTGGCAGCGCAAAAGCCAGCGGTCTAA
- a CDS encoding SPFH domain-containing protein — protein sequence MPSASSYYSHIMIPAGLFFGFVLWFLVRYLAAGIYTVNQGERAVKTSFGRAQRLGGFTGSDPMAAGLNAEERERYNYPQLRVIPPGGPYFKWPWERVYKVPIATQTISMAYDLETPEANQNGTILDAVTKDQLNTGLTGQIRYKADERNLYAYLFAVRNPIIHVMGYFISVLRERIANFEAPPIVIVEEANPANTLSIAGVSINDLRKNLRDLNDRMEQECGTSAARYGIQLEASLITGIDPPPEVESALAAINTAHNHVSSDISLAHASADQKIVLSKRAVEIETLKVQAELEPLLALANQLQELKAKGKNALESYRRSVRLRLFDNAKRAILEVERE from the coding sequence ATGCCATCCGCATCGTCCTACTACTCGCACATCATGATACCTGCCGGACTCTTCTTTGGTTTCGTTCTTTGGTTTCTCGTGCGCTATCTGGCGGCGGGCATTTACACCGTCAACCAAGGCGAGCGGGCGGTGAAAACCAGCTTCGGTCGCGCCCAGCGGCTCGGTGGTTTTACCGGGAGCGATCCGATGGCGGCGGGGCTCAATGCCGAGGAACGCGAGCGCTACAATTACCCGCAACTCCGCGTCATCCCGCCCGGCGGTCCGTATTTCAAATGGCCGTGGGAGCGCGTCTATAAAGTGCCCATCGCCACGCAGACGATCAGCATGGCCTACGACTTGGAAACGCCTGAGGCGAACCAGAACGGCACCATCTTGGATGCGGTGACGAAGGATCAACTGAACACCGGGCTCACCGGCCAGATTCGCTACAAAGCCGACGAGCGCAACCTCTACGCCTACCTCTTCGCCGTGCGCAATCCGATCATCCACGTGATGGGTTATTTCATCAGCGTTCTCCGCGAGCGCATCGCAAATTTCGAGGCGCCGCCCATCGTCATCGTCGAGGAGGCCAACCCCGCCAACACCCTCAGCATCGCCGGGGTTTCCATTAATGACTTGCGCAAGAACCTGCGCGATCTCAACGACCGCATGGAGCAGGAATGCGGCACGTCGGCGGCGCGTTACGGCATTCAACTGGAGGCGTCGCTCATCACCGGCATCGACCCACCGCCGGAGGTCGAGTCGGCTCTGGCCGCGATCAACACCGCGCACAACCACGTTTCCTCCGACATCAGTCTCGCGCACGCTTCGGCGGACCAGAAGATCGTCCTCTCGAAGCGCGCCGTGGAAATCGAGACGCTCAAAGTGCAAGCCGAGTTGGAGCCGCTTCTGGCGCTCGCCAACCAGCTTCAGGAATTGAAAGCCAAAGGCAAAAACGCCCTCGAATCCTACCGCCGCAGCGTGCGCCTGCGACTGTTTGACAACGCCAAACGCGCCATCCTGGAGGTCGAACGTGAATAG
- a CDS encoding oligopeptide/dipeptide ABC transporter ATP-binding protein: MAKKPETLLEVRDLKMHFPVESGLFFKRQTGAVKAVDGVNITLQKGEVLGLVGESGCGKSTLGRTIIQLLRATDGTVVLGGENLGKLSGSRLRRERAKFQMIFQDPYATLNPRMTVRDTLAEAMTAHERIPRAKLEPAVRELMAKVGLPASAMNKYPHEFSGGQRQRIAIARALAVKPQLIVADEPVSALDVSIQAQILNLLAQLTREMGLTLIFISHDLSVVKHISDRIAVMYSGRIVEIGPVVQVVEKPLHPYTRALVSAIPIPDPDRERLRQRIIVSGDPPSLIHPPAGCPFHPRCPYAIEPCKGRVPPLIQYVSHQLAACIRVGEI, from the coding sequence ATGGCGAAAAAACCCGAAACGCTCCTCGAAGTCCGCGACCTGAAAATGCATTTTCCAGTCGAGAGCGGACTCTTCTTCAAACGCCAAACCGGCGCGGTCAAAGCCGTCGATGGGGTCAATATCACCCTGCAAAAAGGCGAGGTTCTCGGTCTCGTCGGTGAATCGGGCTGCGGCAAATCCACCCTCGGGCGCACGATTATTCAACTCCTCCGCGCGACCGACGGCACAGTGGTTCTCGGCGGCGAAAACCTAGGGAAACTCTCCGGCAGCCGGTTGCGCCGGGAGCGGGCGAAGTTCCAGATGATCTTTCAGGACCCCTACGCCACGCTCAACCCGCGCATGACCGTCCGTGACACGCTCGCCGAGGCCATGACCGCCCATGAGCGCATCCCGCGCGCGAAGTTAGAACCAGCGGTGCGAGAGCTGATGGCGAAGGTCGGTTTGCCCGCCAGCGCGATGAATAAATACCCGCACGAATTCAGCGGCGGCCAGCGCCAGCGCATCGCCATCGCCCGCGCCCTGGCGGTGAAGCCGCAGCTCATCGTCGCCGACGAACCCGTCTCCGCGCTCGACGTTTCCATCCAGGCACAAATCCTCAATTTGCTCGCCCAGCTCACCCGCGAAATGGGGCTGACTTTGATCTTTATCTCGCACGATTTGTCCGTCGTGAAACACATCAGCGACCGCATCGCCGTGATGTATTCCGGGCGCATCGTCGAGATAGGACCTGTCGTGCAAGTCGTCGAAAAACCGCTCCATCCCTACACGCGCGCCCTCGTCAGCGCGATCCCGATTCCCGATCCCGACCGCGAACGACTGCGCCAGCGGATCATCGTCAGTGGCGATCCGCCATCGTTGATCCATCCGCCCGCCGGCTGCCCGTTTCATCCGCGTTGTCCCTACGCCATCGAGCCCTGCAAAGGCCGCGTGCCGCCGTTGATCCAATACGTGTCGCATCAACTCGCCGCCTGCATCCGCGTCGGGGAGATCTAA